A genomic region of Raphanus sativus cultivar WK10039 chromosome 6, ASM80110v3, whole genome shotgun sequence contains the following coding sequences:
- the LOC108810555 gene encoding protein MIZU-KUSSEI 1 → MSFITSPHCRRLAATTTTATAGVDCHKQVRSWRLLRTIVQLLIPSCYCTLVDPNDNQEDKSYRQIKPRTSSATINSSSFTGTIFGFRRGKVNFCIQATNDSKTLNPIIVLLELTVPTEVLAREMRGGVLRIALESNNEDGYDSHQDSSSFSLLTTPLWNMYCNGRKVGFAIKREPSKAELDALKVLTPVTEGAGVVNGEEINREKSDHMMYLRASFKRVFGSFDSESFHVIDPSGVIGQELSIFFFRSSRK, encoded by the coding sequence atgtcctTCATCACAAGCCCTCACTGTCGCCGCCTCGCGGCAACCACCACAACCGCTACCGCAGGCGTAGACTGCCATAAACAAGTCCGTTCATGGAGGCTTCTTCGCACCATCGTCCAACTTCTCATCCCATCTTGCTACTGCACACTCGTAGATCCAAATGATAACCAAGAAGACAAGTCTTATCGCCAAATCAAACCAAGAACCTCCTCCGCTACCATAAACTCCTCATCTTTCACGGGAACAATATTTGGTTTCCGCCGTGGCAAAGTTAACTTCTGTATCCAAGCAACAAATGActccaaaaccctaaatccaattATTGTTCTCTTAGAACTCACCGTCCCTACCGAGGTATTAGCTCGCGAAATGCGAGGGGGCGTGCTAAGAATCGCTCTTGAATCAAACAATGAGGATGGATATGATTCACATcaagattcttcttctttttcacttcttacGACACCTTTATGGAACATGTATTGCAACGGTCGGAAAGTAGGTTTCGCTATCAAACGAGAGCCTTCAAAAGCCGAGCTAGATGCGTTGAAGGTGCTTACTCCGGTGACTGAAGGAGCCGGAGTTGTTAACGGAGAAGAGATCAACCGAGAGAAGAGTGATCATATGATGTACTTAAGAGCGAGTTTTAAACGAGTTTTTGGATCCTTTGATTCGGAATCTTTTCATGTCATCGACCCAAGCGGAGTTATCGGACAAGAACTaagtatcttcttcttcagatcgTCAAGAAAATGA